A single genomic interval of Helianthus annuus cultivar XRQ/B chromosome 13, HanXRQr2.0-SUNRISE, whole genome shotgun sequence harbors:
- the LOC110899975 gene encoding putative disease resistance RPP13-like protein 1 gives MAETVLSVVLPLLIEKLVSETSNGIARYKGIDAEIEKCQDSLKLIQDVLTDASRKEISNQAVKRWLTDLQHLAYDIDDVLDGWATDAMHREFTTHESEGMTSKVRKLIPSCCTNFSPTIKMHDKLDRINAKLERLVKQRDDFGLSVGGETKPKNNNRRFQSSVVDPSSIVGRQADKEALLQQLLLPAEEPCDRNYSIVPIVGMGGVGKTTLARLLYNEKKVQNHFELKVWVCISDEFDIFVRSKEIFIAFGGEVKEEHTNFNKLQEALRDHLTRKKFLLVLDDVWSESREDWETLVRPFYACSPGSKIIITTRKDNLLKNLGFHPLNKQLERLSYDDALSLFAVHALGVRNFDSHLSLKPHGEGIVKKCNGLPLALIALGTSLRTKEDEDSWKEVLESEIWKLPVEDEIIPALRLSYHDLSGPLKQLFAYCSLFPKDFLFNKEELVILWMAEGFLHQPTRSDSTEEHLGHEFFDELLSRSFFQHAPNNESLFVMHDLMNDLATSVSTEFFLRLDNEHEKNIRKETLEKYRHMSFVREEYVAYKKFEAFERAKSLRTFLVTSVGEVESWRDFYLSNKILTDLLPEVPLLRVLSLSGFQISELPESIGTLRHLRYLNLSRTWINHLPETVGNLYNLQTLILFGCNNLTKFPNSFRKLTNLRHLDVGDTPLSFQMLLEIGKMESLKITLSKIKIESESGSEIAKLKDFKNLYEKIFVVGLEKVQNATYAYEANFSQKKLSKLELIWSDELRDSRNEMLEKAVLNELKPCDDKLIQLQIRSYGGKEFPNWVGDPSFLHLKHVSIRGCKRCTSLPPLGQLPSLKKLVIEGLHRVEVVGFELFGAGCAFPSLEILSFDDMPGWKKWSGAVFPRLQKLEIKDCPNLVEVTLEALPSLNDLSICGCDSGVLRSLVKVALAVTKLDIRRISGLNDVVWQGVIEYLGAVEELSIKRCNEIRYVVKSDADATKILVKLRKLVVWHCDNLVSVGEKEEEEEDNCRSNLLTSLRILIVYNCKNMERCSCPDGIEELTVEGCSSMTVVSFPKGGQEKLRSLTIWNCRNLLEKEWEWGGQKTNNNRSSSMPMLEHVWIRDWPNLKSIVELNCLVHITELFIHDCESLESFPNNLTSLEKLVIRNCPKLDVSFVGENLRSLEELSIINCSSMDSPFLSWVWPPNLRSLEIGKLKKPFSEWGPQTFPTSLVKLSLYGGGEDGAGSCSEFSHLLHSSLTSLQIHGFEKLESFTTDLHHLQDLSFWYCPNLKKVSSHPQHLTFLHHLTFYRCPKMMDLPELLLPSLLSLNIRDDCPKLKERCSKKGSYWPLISHIPYIYILGS, from the coding sequence ATGGCTGAAACCGTGCTTTCTGTCGTCCTCCCTTTGCTCATCGAGAAGTTGGTCTCTGAAACTTCGAATGGCATTGCTCGCTACAAGGGAATTGATGCCGAGATTGAGAAATGTCAGGACTCGTTAAAACTAATCCAAGACGTGCTTACTGATGCTTCTCGGAAGGAGATAAGCAATCAAGCTGTTAAACGTTGGCTGACTGATCTCCAGCATTTGGCTTATGACATCGATGACGTACTCGATGGTTGGGCAACCGATGCTATGCATCGTGAGTTCACCACCCACGAGTCAGAAGGCATGACCAGCAAGGTAAGAAAGCTGATCCCAAGTTGTTGCACAAACTTCTCACCAACTATTAAGATGCATGACAAGTTAGATCGTATTAACGCCAAGTTAGAACGTCTAGTTAAGCAGAGAGATGATTTTGGTTTGAGTGTGGGAGGGGAAACTAAGCCAAAAAATAATAATAGAAGATTCCAATCCTCTGTTGTTGATCCATCTAGTATTGTTGGACGCCAAGCTGACAAAGAGGCATTGCTCCAACAGTTATTGTTACCGGCGGAAGAACCATGTGATCGAAACTATAGCATTGTTCCCATAGTTGGTATGGGTGGGGTTGGGAAAACTACTCTCGCTAGACTTTTGTATAATGAAAAAAAAGTCCAGAATCACTTCGAACTCAAGGTGTGGGTTTGCATATCGGATGAGTTTGATATCTTTGTTAGAAGCAAAGAGATCTTTATAGCTTTTGGAGGGGAGGTAAAGGAGGAGCATACAAATTTCAATAAGCTTCAAGAAGCTCTTAGAGATCACCTAACAAGAAAAAAGTTTTTATTGGTGTTAGATGATGTGTGGAGCGAGAGTCGTGAGGATTGGGAAACCCTCGTCAGGCCATTTTACGCATGTTCTCCAGGAAGTAAAATCATCATCACAACACGGAAGGATAACTTGCTCAAAAATCTGGGTTTCCATCCTCTAAACAAGCAACTGGAGCGCCTGTCATATGATGATGCTTTGTCCTTGTTTGCTGTTCATGCTTTAGGCGTAAGAAATTTTGATTCACATTTGTCACTTAAACCACATGGTGAAGGCATTGTGAAAAAATGTAATGGGTTGCCTTTGGCATTGATCGCACTTGGGACATCACTGAGgacaaaagaagatgaagattCATGGAAGGAAGTGTTAGAAAGTGAGATATGGAAATTACCGGTTGAAGATGAAATCATCCCCGCCCTAAGACTAAGCTACCATGATCTTTCGGGACCTTTGAAGCAGTTGTTCGCATACTGCTCCTTGTTTCCCAAAGACTTCCTGTTTAACAAGGAAGAGCTGGTTATATTATGGATGGCAGAAGGGTTCTTGCACCAGCCAACTCGAAGTGATTCAACAGAAGAACACTTGGGCCATGAATTCTTTGACGAGTTGTTGTCAAGGTCATTTTTTCAACATGCACCTAATAATGAATCGTTGTTTGTGATGCATGACCTCATGAATGACTTGGCAACATCTGTTTCTACTGAGTTTTTTTTAAGGTTAGACAATGAGCACGAGAAGAATATTAGGAAGGAAACGTTGGAAAAGTACCGACACATGTCATTTGTTCGTGAGGAATATGTAGCTTACAAGAAGTTCGAGGCATTTGAAAGAGCCAAAAGTTTGAGGACATTCTTGGTAACGTCTGTTGGGGAGGTAGAAAGTTGGCGAGATTTCTACTTATCCAATAAGATTCTCACCGACTTGCTTCCCGAGGTACCACTACTAAGGGTTCTAAGTTTGAGCGGCTTTCAAATAAGTGAGTTACCGGAGTCCATTGGTACTTTGAGGCACTTGAGATATCTTAATCTATCTCGTACTTGGATCAATCATTTACCGGAAACTGTTGGAAATCTCTACAATTTACAAACATTGATCTTGTTTGGTTGTAATAACTTAACTAAGTTTCCCAACAGTTTCCGAAAGCTTACAAACCTACGGCATCTTGATGTTGGGGACACCCCGCTTTCGTTTCAGATGCTGTTAGAGATTGGCAAGATGGAAAGCCTAAAAATTACTCTCTCGAAAATCAAAATCGAAAGTGAAAGCGGAAGTGAAATAGCCAAACTTAAAGACTTTAAGAATCTATATGAAAAAATTTTCGTTGTAGGTTTGGAAAAAGTGCAAAATGCAACCTATGCATATGAGGCGAACTTTTCACAAAAGAAGCTTAGTAAGTTGGAGCTTATATGGAGTGATGAGCTACGTGATTCACGaaatgaaatgcttgaaaaggcGGTCCTAAATGAGTTGAAGCCTTGTGATGATAAGTTAATACAACTGCAAATCAGGTCATACGGGGGAAAAGAATTTCCAAATTGGGTTGGGGATCCCTCGTTTCTTCATTTGAAGCATGTGTCAATAAGGGGTTGTAAGAGATGTACATCTCTACCGCCACTTGGGCAGCTACCGTCTCTCAAGAAGTTGGTTATAGAAGGCTTACATAGAGTGGAAGTTGTGGGTTTTGAGTTATTTGGGGCTGGTTGCGCATTTCCTTCACTTGAAATTCTGAGTTTTGATGATATGCCTGGGTGGAAGAAATGGTCAGGGGCTGTGTTTCCACGCTTGCAAAAGCTTGAAATAAAAGATTGTCCTAATTTGGTTGAAGTCACACTTGAAGCACTGCCTTCATTGAATGATCTAAGCATATGTGGATGCGATAGTGGTGTGTTAAGAAGTCTGGTTAAAGTAGCATTAGCAGTCACCAAGTTGGATATAAGACGTATTTCAGGGCTTAATGATGTGGTGTGGCAAGGTGTTATAGAGTATCTTGGGGCAGTAGAAGAATTAAGCATAAAGAGATGTAATGAAATAAGATACGTGGTGAAATCAGATGCAGATGCAACTAAGATTCTTGTGAAGCTGAGGAAACTGGTTGTGTGGCATTGTGATAATTTGGTGAGTGTAGGAGAGaaagaggaggaggaggaggataaTTGTAGGAGCAACCTCCTAACATCTCTTAGGATATTAATAGTGTATAATTGTAAGAATATGGAGCGTTGCAGCTGTCCAGATGGCATTGAGGAGTTGACTGTTGAGGGTTGTAGTTCAATGACAGTTGTGTCATTTCCAAAAGGAGGACAGGAGAAGCTCAGGTCACTTACAATATGGAATTGCAGGAACCTATTGGAAAAGGAGTGGGAGTGGGGAGGACAAAAAACGAACAACAACAGAAGCAGCAGCATGCCCATGCTTGAACATGTATGGATAAGAGATTGGCCAAATCTGAAATCAATCGTTGaattgaactgcttggttcacaTCACTGAATTGTTTATACACGATTGTGAGAGTCTTGAGTCATTTCCGAACAATTTGACGTCGTTAGAGAAACTGGTAATAAGAAATTGTCCCAAATTGGATGTTTCCTTTGTTGGTGAAAATTTGAGGTCGTTGGAGGAACTAAGTATAATCAATTGTTCAAGTATGGATTCTCCTTTTTTGAGTTGGGTTTGGCCTCCCAATTTGCGTTCCTTAGAAATAGGAAAGTTGAAGAAGCCCTTCTCAGAGTGGGGTCCACAGACATTCCCAACTTCACTTGTGAAACTATCCTTATACGGTGGTGGTGAAGATGGAGCTGGTAGTTGTAGTGAATTTTCTCATCTTCTTCATTCATCTCTTACTTCTCTTCAAATACATGGATTTGAGAAATTGGAATCATTTACAACGGACCTCCATCACCTCCAAGATCTCTCTTTTTGGTATTGCCCTAATCTGAAGAAAGTGTCTTCACATCCCCAACACCTCACCTTCCTCCACCATCTCACTTTTTACAGATGCCCAAAGATGATGGATCTACCAGAACTGCTGTTGCCTTCACTCTTGAGTTTAAACATCAGGGATGATTGCCCAAAACTGAAAGAAAGATGCAGTAAAAAGGGGAGTTACTGGCCCCTCATCTCCCATATCCCCTATATCTACATACTAGGAAGTTAA